A window of the Roseovarius sp. S88 genome harbors these coding sequences:
- a CDS encoding VOC family protein — translation MAQFRYIVSDVDQAVAFYCGQLGLELIEQFGSAMAIVRQGDLDLWLAGPTASASKPMPDGAKPKPGGWNRCVLVVDDLEGLVDSLRDKGTTFRNEITSGPGGKQILCEDPSGNLLELFQPG, via the coding sequence ATGGCGCAATTTCGATACATAGTTTCAGACGTTGATCAGGCCGTGGCCTTCTATTGCGGACAGCTGGGTCTCGAACTGATCGAACAATTCGGCTCCGCTATGGCAATTGTCAGACAAGGTGACCTTGATCTTTGGTTGGCCGGTCCGACGGCTTCGGCATCCAAACCCATGCCGGACGGTGCCAAGCCTAAACCAGGGGGATGGAACCGGTGTGTCTTGGTTGTCGATGATCTTGAAGGTCTCGTAGACTCGCTTCGCGATAAAGGAACAACCTTTCGAAACGAAATCACTTCGGGTCCGGGCGGCAAGCAAATTCTTTGCGAAGACCCCTCTGGAAACCTGCTCGAGTTGTTCCAGCCTGGCTGA
- a CDS encoding MmcB family DNA repair protein yields the protein MQDVVTDLNTQKPGQLLARGVCRHLLGYDFVCVEEFTPERGKRVDVMALGPKGEIWVVECKSSRADFTSDAKWDGYLEWCDRYFWAVDEDFPTDLLPEGTGLMIADAYDAQIIRMAPESKLPAARRAALTRRFARQAALRLQSARDPNL from the coding sequence ATGCAGGATGTAGTCACAGATTTGAACACCCAGAAACCCGGCCAGCTTTTGGCGCGGGGCGTGTGCAGGCATTTGCTGGGCTATGATTTCGTCTGCGTCGAAGAATTCACACCGGAACGGGGCAAGCGGGTGGATGTCATGGCGTTGGGTCCCAAAGGTGAGATTTGGGTGGTAGAGTGCAAATCAAGCCGGGCCGATTTTACCTCTGATGCCAAATGGGATGGGTATCTTGAATGGTGCGACAGGTACTTCTGGGCTGTGGATGAGGATTTCCCTACCGATCTTTTGCCCGAGGGCACGGGTTTGATGATTGCCGATGCCTATGACGCTCAGATCATTCGCATGGCGCCGGAAAGCAAATTGCCAGCCGCGCGGCGTGCGGCCCTTACGCGACGGTTTGCGCGACAGGCGGCACTGAGGCTGCAATCTGCGCGTGACCCGAACCTATGA
- a CDS encoding DUF6324 family protein — MGINDERDIEANLQIGPTDQGMVRLFIEAGQAEIPMDFDPDEAREIAEEILAAAKAAEARKG; from the coding sequence ATGGGCATCAACGACGAACGCGATATCGAGGCAAACCTGCAAATCGGGCCAACCGATCAAGGCATGGTGCGGTTGTTCATTGAGGCGGGCCAGGCTGAAATTCCGATGGATTTCGACCCTGATGAGGCGCGCGAGATTGCCGAAGAAATTCTGGCGGCTGCAAAAGCGGCAGAGGCACGCAAAGGTTAG
- a CDS encoding DUF6476 family protein, with amino-acid sequence MNDTPDPNPIDPGLVKYLRLLVTVLTAVMVVGFIVIVVLFVTKFSDAFGPEMPDEITLPDGTVPTAYTRGDGWYAVVTEDNQILIFNAETGELRQEIAIEVGK; translated from the coding sequence ATGAATGACACTCCAGATCCAAACCCCATCGACCCCGGGCTGGTGAAATACCTGCGCCTTCTGGTCACCGTGCTGACCGCCGTGATGGTTGTGGGGTTCATAGTGATCGTGGTGCTCTTTGTCACCAAGTTCTCCGACGCGTTCGGCCCGGAAATGCCTGATGAGATTACCCTGCCCGACGGCACGGTCCCCACGGCCTATACGCGCGGCGATGGCTGGTACGCGGTGGTGACGGAGGACAACCAGATCCTGATCTTTAACGCCGAAACGGGCGAGTTGCGGCAGGAAATTGCGATTGAGGTCGGGAAATAA
- a CDS encoding RluA family pseudouridine synthase has product MGEAPSKTISVRIAADPPPRLDKALARDVPEAAALSRTRLTRLIAEGCVQIGGAPVMDPKRKVSEGDIVEITVPQAEELDTVAQDIPLDVVHEDADLIVVNKPAGLVVHPAPGSPDGTLVNALLHHCGDSLSGIGGERRPGIVHRIDKDTSGLLVVAKSDKAHHGLAAQFETHSVERKYLALVHGVPDAADPRLRGIKGASFEAGNILKLTTQLTRHKTDRQKQAVVFQSGRHAVTRARRIETFGIPPQVSLVECWLETGRTHQIRVHMAHAGHGLVGDPVYGGRRKLNAKALSKESFAAVEVFSRQALHAAVLGFEHPVSGEILRFETPLPSDFAELLGKLRAFA; this is encoded by the coding sequence ATGGGCGAAGCCCCTTCCAAGACGATTTCCGTGCGCATTGCGGCGGATCCGCCGCCCCGCCTTGATAAGGCGCTTGCGCGTGATGTGCCAGAGGCGGCGGCCTTGTCCCGCACGCGCCTGACGCGGCTGATTGCAGAAGGGTGCGTGCAGATAGGGGGCGCGCCGGTCATGGACCCCAAACGTAAGGTGTCCGAGGGAGACATTGTTGAGATTACCGTACCTCAGGCCGAAGAGCTTGATACAGTTGCGCAGGATATTCCTCTCGACGTGGTGCATGAAGACGCAGACCTCATCGTGGTGAACAAACCCGCTGGCCTTGTTGTGCATCCCGCACCAGGCAGCCCGGATGGCACGCTGGTGAATGCGCTCTTGCATCATTGTGGGGATAGCCTGTCTGGCATTGGAGGCGAGCGTCGCCCCGGCATTGTGCATCGCATTGACAAGGACACCTCGGGTCTTCTGGTTGTGGCCAAATCGGACAAGGCGCATCACGGATTGGCGGCGCAGTTTGAGACGCACAGCGTTGAACGCAAGTATCTTGCTCTGGTACATGGAGTTCCTGATGCCGCCGATCCCCGCCTTCGTGGCATCAAAGGGGCCAGCTTTGAGGCTGGCAATATCCTTAAACTCACCACGCAACTGACACGCCATAAAACCGACCGGCAGAAGCAGGCTGTTGTGTTTCAAAGCGGCCGGCATGCCGTGACGCGCGCGCGACGCATTGAGACCTTTGGAATTCCACCGCAAGTGTCACTGGTTGAATGCTGGCTCGAAACCGGGCGCACACACCAGATCCGGGTGCACATGGCCCATGCCGGGCATGGATTGGTTGGCGATCCGGTCTACGGCGGTCGGCGGAAATTGAACGCAAAAGCGCTCAGCAAAGAGAGTTTTGCTGCCGTAGAGGTCTTTTCTCGTCAGGCACTTCATGCAGCGGTTTTGGGCTTTGAACACCCGGTTTCGGGTGAAATCTTACGGTTTGAAACGCCTTTACCATCTGATTTTGCAGAGCTTTTGGGAAAATTACGCGCGTTCGCCTGA
- the rpoH gene encoding RNA polymerase sigma factor RpoH yields the protein MSNYANLPAPSPEAGLNRYLQEIRKFPLLEPEQEYMLAKAWVEKEDTDAAHQMVTSHLRLAAKIAMGYRGYGLPQAEVISEANVGLMQAVKRFDPEKGFRLATYAMWWIRASIQEYILRSWSMVKLGTTSAQKKLFFNLRKAKARIGALEEGDMHPDNVARIAHDLGVTEDEVISMNRRMSGGDASLNATVGSEGEGTMQWQDWLEDEDADQAGDYEAKDELDARRELLAEAMSVLNDREKDILTQRRLSDKTITLEDLSAQYDVSRERIRQIEVRAFEKLQKRMRSLAQEKGMLASV from the coding sequence ATGAGTAACTACGCAAATCTTCCCGCACCGTCACCAGAGGCCGGTCTCAACCGCTATTTGCAGGAAATCCGCAAATTCCCGCTGTTGGAGCCGGAACAGGAATACATGCTGGCCAAGGCCTGGGTCGAGAAAGAAGATACCGACGCCGCCCATCAGATGGTCACAAGCCACCTGCGCCTGGCAGCCAAAATTGCCATGGGCTACCGCGGCTATGGCTTGCCGCAGGCGGAAGTGATCTCAGAGGCCAATGTGGGTCTGATGCAGGCGGTCAAACGCTTTGACCCCGAAAAGGGCTTCCGCCTGGCCACCTATGCGATGTGGTGGATCCGCGCCAGCATTCAGGAATACATCCTGCGCAGCTGGTCGATGGTCAAACTGGGCACGACGAGCGCGCAGAAAAAGCTTTTCTTCAACCTGCGCAAGGCCAAGGCACGCATTGGCGCGTTGGAAGAAGGGGATATGCACCCCGACAATGTGGCGCGCATTGCGCATGATTTGGGCGTCACCGAAGACGAAGTGATCAGCATGAACCGCCGCATGTCGGGTGGCGATGCGTCGTTGAATGCCACAGTGGGCTCTGAAGGCGAGGGCACCATGCAATGGCAGGATTGGCTCGAAGACGAGGATGCCGATCAAGCGGGTGACTACGAGGCCAAGGACGAGTTGGACGCGCGTCGTGAGCTTTTGGCTGAGGCGATGTCGGTGCTCAATGACCGTGAAAAAGATATCCTGACGCAGCGGCGCCTGAGCGACAAGACCATCACTCTTGAGGACCTGAGTGCGCAATACGACGTCAGCCGCGAACGCATCCGCCAGATTGAAGTGCGCGCGTTTGAGAAGCTACAAAAGCGCATGCGGTCCCTGGCACAGGAGAAGGGCATGTTGGCCTCAGTCTGA
- a CDS encoding alpha/beta hydrolase has product MRLFLFACFVGLTACAPREAAQYAAPVPEAQIEQVYVATQKALDNNGQTFGERRTGEMNYFRAAVSVPPTHEPGRIEWPDGPPDAATDFVVTETEIYETPNQFLRDVKSKRSGAETQVFVHGFNATLSDGMYRTAQMHADFGREVPTVLFSWASAGDPRGYIYDRDSVLYARDDLEDLLKQLTQGPNDRVVLIAHSMGSQLVMEVMRQAALRGDRTLLNRINAVVLMSPDIDPDVFRRQAEAIGDMPDPFLIFVSRQDRALGLASFITGRKPRLGVINSPDAVADLPVRVIDFTALANGEGLDHAVATTSPAAISVLRGMMSQASAGQPAFQRYMVLTTSPPIGP; this is encoded by the coding sequence GTGCGCCTTTTCCTTTTTGCCTGTTTTGTTGGTTTGACGGCTTGCGCACCCCGCGAAGCCGCACAATATGCAGCGCCCGTGCCTGAGGCCCAGATCGAACAGGTCTATGTGGCCACGCAAAAGGCTTTGGACAATAACGGGCAGACCTTTGGAGAGCGGCGAACAGGCGAGATGAACTACTTTCGTGCGGCTGTCTCAGTTCCGCCAACGCATGAACCGGGTCGCATCGAATGGCCAGATGGCCCACCAGATGCCGCGACTGATTTCGTTGTGACGGAAACTGAAATTTATGAGACACCCAATCAATTTTTACGGGACGTGAAATCAAAACGCTCGGGTGCCGAAACGCAAGTTTTTGTGCATGGCTTCAACGCAACCCTGTCCGATGGCATGTACCGCACCGCGCAAATGCATGCCGATTTTGGGCGAGAGGTGCCTACCGTTCTCTTTTCGTGGGCCTCGGCGGGTGATCCGCGTGGTTACATCTATGACCGTGACAGTGTGCTCTACGCGCGCGACGACCTTGAAGACTTGCTCAAGCAGCTCACGCAGGGCCCCAATGACCGCGTTGTTCTGATTGCCCATTCCATGGGATCACAACTCGTCATGGAAGTGATGCGTCAGGCGGCGCTTCGTGGAGATCGCACATTGCTCAATCGGATCAATGCGGTGGTTCTGATGTCGCCTGATATTGATCCTGATGTCTTTCGCAGGCAAGCCGAGGCAATCGGAGACATGCCAGATCCCTTCCTGATCTTCGTATCCCGACAAGACCGAGCGCTGGGCCTTGCCAGTTTCATCACGGGTCGCAAGCCGCGCCTTGGCGTGATCAACAGCCCCGATGCAGTTGCCGATCTGCCAGTACGGGTAATCGATTTCACCGCGCTGGCCAATGGCGAAGGCCTTGATCATGCTGTAGCAACAACCTCTCCGGCGGCTATTTCGGTGCTGCGCGGTATGATGTCCCAAGCCAGTGCAGGCCAACCCGCATTCCAGCGCTACATGGTCCTGACAACATCGCCACCCATCGGCCCCTAA
- a CDS encoding methyltransferase family protein translates to MKKLDTVASNWTALIGCVCLGLGIAYRAVVPAENPVSGALFLILCYLIPVSLFEILGRKSHRRASTGLDWETSRSPDLQRVVVKLVGFFGIMAAVVAIHAVFRIYAVERLIMPLAALQLLLPVCLPLVIAYFYFVDRRMREPHDGYHEFGQLLLRRNSDPDWPLLKDFALGWMIKGFFLPVMFAYLALQMPRLHLDLNQLMQGPVAAAVYLTTALVIVELTIVVVGYAMTLRLFDAHIRSPNGLLGAWVVTLICYEPFNKIASGQIYPYRTEQDWSAVAGDYALLMWPWIILVLSAFLLWVWATAIFGLRWSNLTHRGIITNGPYAFTKHPDYVAKSLFFWLTAAPFLTAATPWQAVTGTLSLFVINAVYFGRARMEEKHLSEDPDYVEYALAMNERSIFRGMARYLPFLTYHAPDRQGSDTARKSDAAQGLPAE, encoded by the coding sequence GTGAAAAAGCTCGACACTGTCGCAAGCAATTGGACGGCGCTTATCGGATGCGTCTGCCTTGGCTTGGGCATCGCCTATCGCGCTGTTGTTCCAGCTGAAAACCCGGTCTCAGGTGCGCTTTTCCTGATCCTGTGCTACCTCATCCCGGTCTCGCTTTTCGAAATTCTGGGCCGCAAGAGTCATCGCCGCGCCTCGACCGGTCTTGATTGGGAAACCTCGCGGAGCCCGGATTTGCAGCGTGTGGTCGTCAAGCTGGTTGGCTTCTTCGGGATCATGGCCGCGGTCGTCGCGATCCACGCTGTTTTCCGAATTTACGCGGTGGAGCGGCTGATCATGCCACTTGCCGCGTTGCAGTTGCTCTTGCCTGTCTGTCTGCCCTTGGTGATTGCCTACTTCTATTTCGTTGATCGGCGCATGCGCGAGCCGCATGACGGCTATCATGAGTTCGGTCAGCTGCTCCTACGGCGAAACTCGGATCCAGATTGGCCGCTACTGAAAGACTTCGCCCTGGGCTGGATGATCAAGGGGTTCTTCCTGCCTGTGATGTTCGCCTATCTCGCGCTGCAGATGCCGCGCCTGCACCTTGATCTGAACCAATTGATGCAAGGGCCGGTTGCGGCTGCGGTCTATCTCACCACGGCTTTGGTGATTGTCGAACTTACAATTGTCGTTGTTGGCTACGCCATGACGCTCCGGCTTTTTGATGCGCATATCCGCTCGCCAAATGGTCTTCTTGGCGCCTGGGTTGTCACGCTGATCTGCTACGAGCCTTTCAACAAGATCGCTTCTGGCCAAATCTATCCTTATCGTACCGAACAGGACTGGTCTGCGGTCGCAGGTGATTATGCACTTCTGATGTGGCCCTGGATTATCCTTGTCCTTTCGGCGTTCCTGCTGTGGGTCTGGGCCACGGCGATTTTTGGATTGCGCTGGTCCAATCTCACCCATCGTGGGATCATAACCAACGGGCCTTACGCCTTCACCAAGCACCCTGATTACGTTGCGAAGAGCCTTTTCTTCTGGCTCACCGCCGCACCTTTCCTGACAGCCGCCACCCCCTGGCAGGCGGTGACCGGCACGCTGTCGCTCTTTGTCATCAACGCGGTCTATTTCGGGCGTGCCCGGATGGAGGAAAAGCATCTGTCCGAGGACCCCGATTATGTCGAATATGCGCTGGCAATGAACGAGCGCAGCATCTTCCGTGGAATGGCCAGGTATCTTCCGTTTCTGACCTACCATGCGCCGGACCGGCAGGGGTCTGACACAGCGCGGAAGAGTGACGCGGCACAAGGCCTGCCTGCCGAGTAA
- a CDS encoding DksA/TraR family C4-type zinc finger protein, giving the protein MAGGWARDGAVNEQIEASVNDELQRLKARAQPTGESLTHCAECDEPIPEARRAAIPGVKLCIDCMQERDSAYQMRSGINRRGSKDSQLK; this is encoded by the coding sequence ATGGCTGGCGGCTGGGCGCGCGATGGCGCGGTGAATGAACAGATCGAAGCATCCGTGAACGACGAGCTGCAGCGTCTGAAGGCTCGGGCACAGCCCACGGGCGAGAGCCTCACCCATTGCGCCGAATGCGACGAACCCATCCCCGAGGCACGGCGTGCGGCGATCCCCGGTGTGAAGCTGTGCATCGACTGCATGCAGGAGCGTGACAGCGCCTATCAGATGCGCTCCGGGATCAATCGGCGGGGGTCTAAGGACAGTCAGTTGAAGTAA
- a CDS encoding M3 family oligoendopeptidase translates to MIHLPFPVRDANAASGADNLGELPEWNLDDLYTGEDAPELARDLEWLEENCASFAADYEGKLGDLDAAGLLTCIERNEKISNIAGRIMSYAGLRYYQQTTDGERAKFMSDCQEKITNFTTPLVFFTLELNRLDADALNAMYAENASLARYSPVIRRIQAMKPHQLSDELEKFLHDLGVVGDAWERLFDETIAGLTFEVDGEEMGIEATLNLLTEQDRSKREAASRELANVFQENIKIFARVHNTSAKEKEVLDRWRNMPTAQTGRHLSNDVEAEVVEALRNAVVAAYPKLSHRYYELKRKWLGLDKMQVWDRNAPLPMEDTKVIDWPQAQKMVMEAYSAFDPRMGDLADPFFNKGWIDAAVKPGKAPGAFAHPTVTNVHPYVMLNYLGKPRDVMTLAHELGHGVHQVLAAEQGELLSSTPLTLAETASVFGEMLTFRKMLDGAKDQAERKVLLAGKVEDMINTVVRQIAFYDFECKLHAARREGELTPEDIGALWMSVQGESLGPAFEFMEGYESFWAYIPHFVHSPFYVYAYAFGDGLVNALYAVYEENPVGFQDKYFDMLKAGGSMHHKELLAPFGLDASDPAFWGKGLSMISGFIDELEAMEG, encoded by the coding sequence ATGATCCATCTTCCCTTTCCTGTCCGCGATGCCAATGCTGCCTCGGGCGCTGACAATCTTGGCGAATTGCCGGAATGGAACCTGGATGATCTCTACACCGGCGAGGACGCGCCGGAACTTGCGCGTGATCTGGAGTGGCTAGAAGAAAACTGCGCCTCTTTTGCGGCCGATTACGAAGGAAAGCTTGGCGACCTCGATGCCGCCGGTCTGCTCACTTGCATCGAGCGAAACGAGAAAATCTCAAACATCGCCGGGCGCATTATGTCCTATGCGGGGCTGCGCTATTACCAGCAGACAACCGATGGCGAGCGGGCGAAATTCATGTCTGATTGCCAGGAGAAGATCACCAATTTCACCACGCCGCTGGTGTTCTTCACGCTGGAGCTGAACCGGCTTGATGCAGATGCATTGAACGCGATGTATGCCGAGAATGCCAGTCTGGCCCGTTATTCCCCGGTCATTCGCCGCATTCAGGCGATGAAGCCACATCAACTCTCTGATGAGCTTGAGAAATTCCTGCATGATCTGGGTGTTGTTGGTGATGCATGGGAGCGGCTTTTTGACGAAACCATCGCCGGGCTCACCTTTGAAGTAGATGGCGAGGAGATGGGGATTGAGGCCACGCTCAACCTTCTGACCGAACAGGATCGCAGCAAACGCGAGGCTGCAAGCCGAGAGCTGGCAAATGTCTTTCAGGAGAACATCAAAATTTTTGCCCGTGTACACAACACATCCGCCAAGGAAAAAGAGGTGCTCGACCGCTGGCGCAACATGCCCACGGCGCAGACCGGGCGGCACCTGTCTAACGATGTCGAAGCCGAAGTGGTCGAGGCCCTGCGCAATGCTGTTGTAGCCGCCTACCCCAAACTGAGCCATCGGTATTACGAGCTCAAACGCAAATGGCTGGGGCTGGATAAGATGCAGGTCTGGGACCGCAACGCGCCTCTTCCAATGGAAGACACCAAGGTCATCGACTGGCCGCAGGCGCAGAAAATGGTGATGGAGGCCTATAGCGCCTTTGATCCACGCATGGGCGATCTTGCTGATCCGTTCTTCAACAAAGGCTGGATTGATGCGGCCGTGAAACCTGGCAAGGCACCGGGGGCGTTTGCACATCCTACCGTCACCAACGTGCATCCTTATGTGATGCTGAACTATCTCGGCAAACCGCGGGACGTGATGACGCTCGCGCATGAGCTGGGTCATGGCGTGCATCAGGTTCTGGCAGCTGAGCAAGGTGAGCTTTTGTCCTCAACACCGCTCACTTTGGCCGAAACGGCGTCGGTCTTTGGTGAAATGCTCACCTTCCGCAAGATGCTTGACGGAGCCAAAGATCAGGCCGAGCGTAAGGTACTGCTCGCGGGTAAGGTTGAGGACATGATCAACACGGTCGTTCGCCAGATCGCCTTTTACGACTTTGAATGCAAACTGCATGCCGCGCGTCGCGAGGGCGAGCTGACGCCCGAAGACATTGGCGCGCTTTGGATGTCGGTGCAGGGGGAAAGCCTTGGGCCTGCGTTCGAATTCATGGAAGGCTACGAGAGTTTCTGGGCCTATATCCCGCATTTCGTGCATTCGCCCTTCTACGTCTACGCCTATGCGTTCGGTGACGGGTTGGTGAACGCGCTTTATGCGGTTTACGAGGAAAATCCGGTCGGGTTCCAGGACAAGTATTTCGATATGCTGAAAGCCGGCGGATCGATGCACCACAAAGAACTTCTGGCACCCTTCGGCTTGGATGCGTCGGATCCTGCGTTCTGGGGTAAGGGTTTATCGATGATCTCGGGCTTTATTGATGAGCTTGAGGCGATGGAGGGGTGA
- a CDS encoding ATP-dependent DNA ligase gives MKRFTELYAVLDQTTKTSAKTSEMAKYFTDAPDEDRLWTVALFSGRRPRRAITTTKLREWAAEKANIPLWLFEESYSIVGDLAETIALVLPPASRDQDESLSTWIARLRALDTQDEDARKATVLDAWDQMGAQERMVFNKLLTGGFRIGVSRKLMTRALAQATGRDEAELAHRLMGDWTPDTTTWEALIEAPDSGADLSRPYPFCLAYGLDDDGPETLGDPKDWLAEWKWDGIRGQLILRGGEHFVWSRGEELMTDRFPELARARDFLPDGTVIDGEIVAWDGIAPLPFNALQKRIGRKTVPKKLLKDAPVIVLAYDLLEDNGEDLREVPFAERRARLDAILSTLPEDAPLRASLVLRFKSWKTLADLRRTAREERAEGLMIKRASSPYHTGRKKGDWWKWKLDPLTIDAVMIYAQQGHGRRANLFTDFTFAVRDGNELVPFTKAYSGLTDEEFRKITAWVRKNTLQRFGPVRQVRAVHVFEIAFEGIAESTRHKSGVSLRFPRMKRWRHDKPVNEANTIEDLREMLAQYG, from the coding sequence ATGAAACGGTTCACCGAACTCTACGCCGTTCTTGATCAGACTACCAAGACATCTGCCAAAACATCTGAAATGGCTAAATATTTTACAGATGCGCCAGACGAAGACCGGCTTTGGACCGTCGCGCTTTTCTCCGGGCGCAGGCCGCGCCGGGCGATCACGACCACAAAGCTTCGGGAATGGGCGGCGGAAAAGGCTAACATCCCGCTTTGGCTCTTTGAGGAAAGCTATTCGATTGTGGGTGATCTGGCCGAAACTATTGCGTTGGTCCTTCCCCCTGCATCGAGAGATCAGGATGAGAGCCTGAGCACATGGATTGCGCGTCTGCGGGCGCTTGATACGCAGGACGAAGATGCACGCAAAGCTACGGTTCTGGACGCGTGGGACCAGATGGGCGCGCAGGAACGCATGGTCTTCAACAAGCTTCTGACAGGTGGGTTTCGTATCGGGGTGAGCCGCAAGCTCATGACCCGCGCTTTGGCACAGGCCACGGGCCGCGATGAGGCCGAACTGGCGCATCGCTTGATGGGGGATTGGACGCCAGACACAACAACATGGGAGGCCTTGATCGAGGCGCCCGATTCAGGTGCGGATCTCTCGCGCCCCTACCCTTTTTGCCTGGCGTATGGGTTGGACGATGATGGGCCCGAGACATTGGGAGATCCCAAAGACTGGCTCGCGGAATGGAAGTGGGATGGCATTCGCGGTCAGCTCATTCTGCGCGGCGGCGAGCATTTCGTCTGGTCACGTGGCGAGGAATTGATGACAGACCGGTTTCCCGAACTGGCGCGTGCGCGGGACTTCCTTCCGGATGGCACAGTGATTGACGGAGAGATTGTGGCTTGGGACGGTATTGCGCCCCTGCCCTTCAATGCGCTGCAAAAGCGGATCGGTCGTAAGACCGTACCGAAGAAGTTGCTGAAAGACGCGCCCGTGATCGTGCTGGCCTATGATCTTCTGGAGGATAACGGAGAGGACCTGCGCGAAGTGCCGTTCGCAGAGAGGCGCGCTAGGCTTGATGCCATATTGAGCACCCTGCCAGAGGATGCACCGTTGCGCGCGTCTTTAGTGCTTCGGTTCAAATCATGGAAAACACTCGCCGATTTACGCCGCACAGCCCGCGAAGAACGCGCCGAAGGGTTGATGATCAAACGTGCGTCCAGCCCCTATCACACGGGCCGCAAGAAAGGGGATTGGTGGAAATGGAAGCTCGATCCGCTTACGATTGATGCGGTGATGATCTATGCCCAACAAGGTCACGGACGGCGCGCCAATCTCTTTACCGATTTCACCTTTGCGGTGCGGGACGGAAATGAGCTTGTGCCATTCACCAAGGCCTACTCCGGCCTCACAGATGAAGAATTTCGCAAGATCACCGCCTGGGTGCGCAAGAATACGCTGCAGAGATTTGGTCCCGTGCGTCAGGTGCGCGCCGTGCATGTATTTGAAATCGCCTTTGAAGGCATTGCGGAAAGTACCCGACACAAATCCGGCGTGTCCCTTCGTTTTCCGCGCATGAAACGCTGGCGGCATGACAAACCAGTGAATGAGGCCAACACGATTGAGGATCTGCGCGAGATGCTGGCGCAATATGGCTGA
- a CDS encoding ligase-associated DNA damage response exonuclease: MVLEFKPQGIYCPAGDFFIDPWKPVDRALITHGHADHARPGHRRYLSTEAAAPVMRHRLGEITLETVRYGEAKQIGDATVSFHPAGHVPGSAQIRVEVKGEVWVVSGDYKTEPDRLSEPFEPVRCHSFISECTFGLPVFTWAQEDIVAKEINEWWAGNAAKGMFSLLGAYSLGKAQRVLSLLDPSIGPILTHGAVENTNAVLRAQGLALPNTCHVTPDLDPKSHPGAMVLAPPGALGSTWARRFRPNSTGFASGWMRLRGVRRRRSVDRGFVMSDHADWQGLNAAIKATKAENIYVTHGYTDIFARWLNESGLNTEIVPTEFTGETLDATDDEGDTA; the protein is encoded by the coding sequence ATGGTTTTAGAATTCAAACCCCAAGGCATCTATTGCCCTGCCGGCGACTTTTTCATCGACCCATGGAAACCCGTGGATCGTGCCCTGATCACCCATGGGCATGCGGATCACGCGCGACCGGGGCATCGACGTTATCTGTCCACCGAGGCAGCCGCACCGGTGATGCGGCATCGGTTGGGTGAGATCACACTTGAAACTGTGCGCTATGGTGAGGCGAAGCAGATAGGGGACGCGACCGTTTCTTTTCATCCCGCAGGCCATGTCCCCGGATCGGCGCAAATACGGGTTGAGGTGAAAGGCGAGGTTTGGGTTGTCTCGGGCGACTATAAAACCGAGCCGGATCGCTTGTCTGAGCCGTTTGAACCGGTGCGCTGTCACAGTTTCATCTCGGAATGCACCTTCGGCCTGCCTGTGTTCACCTGGGCGCAGGAAGACATCGTTGCAAAGGAAATCAACGAGTGGTGGGCGGGAAACGCGGCCAAAGGTATGTTCAGCCTTTTGGGGGCCTACTCGCTGGGTAAGGCACAGCGCGTTTTGTCGCTTTTGGATCCGTCCATCGGACCGATTCTGACCCATGGCGCAGTGGAAAACACCAATGCGGTATTGCGCGCGCAGGGGTTGGCCTTACCCAACACATGCCATGTAACACCTGATCTTGATCCCAAATCTCATCCCGGCGCGATGGTTCTTGCGCCACCGGGCGCGCTTGGAAGCACTTGGGCACGACGGTTCAGGCCCAATTCAACTGGTTTCGCAAGTGGCTGGATGCGTCTGCGTGGGGTGCGACGGCGGCGTTCAGTGGACCGGGGGTTTGTGATGTCCGATCACGCGGACTGGCAGGGTTTGAATGCTGCGATCAAAGCAACCAAAGCGGAAAATATATATGTCACGCATGGTTACACGGATATCTTCGCGCGCTGGCTGAATGAAAGTGGATTAAACACTGAAATTGTTCCAACAGAGTTCACTGGCGAGACCTTGGATGCCACGGACGACGAAGGTGACACCGCATGA